The sequence GTGGACTGGGAGCATCGCTTTGAACCGCATTTCCCGGCATTCCTTCAACTGACGAAGGACGACATGACCCTCTACTTGACCCAACATGCCGGAGACTGCCAGGTGGGCGGGCTGATCCACTTCTTTGTTCCCAACGTTGACCGTTGGTACAGCGATTTGAAAAACGCGAAGGAACTTTGCATCACGGTGCCTCCGAATGAAGATCTCGAAGGACTTCGGATGATGACCCTCACCGATCCTGATGGCAACCAGCTGCGTATTTGCACACGTTTATAATTTGAGATACATTTGCGTGATCTGTATGTATCGTGGGCGGTTCGGCATTGATAGGATGAATCTGAAATATGGAAGAATCTATGATGGAGCTGCCGGCACCTGATGATCCGGCATGCGGAAAGTGGGAGGATAATTGATGAAGCCGACGATGAATCGGAACGAGCTGTTGGACAACGAGAGTATTTGGAATGCGGTCGTTTCCGTCCTGAGCGGGGCAGACCTGCCGGAAGATGATCCGGTACTGCGCGAAGCCTTCTTGCTGTACCACTATTATTCGGAGATGGAGGGCGGCGGCCATGAAGGATTGCTGACGTGGTTCGGTGATGAGATCTCGGAGATGGGGATCGGCAGCTATGTACAGCAGCTCGCGGACGCTCTTGCAATAATAGGGGCGGAGGAGTATGCCGTGATCGAAAAGACATACGGACCGGAATTGTGGCGGCTGTTCATCTCCCTAGAGGGGAATGACAGAGCAGAAGAAGAGTTTTACGAGGTTGCGGAGCAGGCGGATGGTGCGTACCATGCGCTCGAGGCGAAGCTGGAACAGCGGCTGGAGACGTATTTTACTCAAATCCATACAGCTGTCATTGACGTGACGGAACCATGATAGGGTTCGGCTGTTGAGTGCCGTGAATCTCTCACCTGGTAGGTTAAACGCTGGGAAGGATTTAAGGATTACGTAATTGCGGACCGAACAAACGATGATATCCAATCCTTTTGTCAACAATTTGAGGCTTATTCTATACGAATAAGCCTCAAGAATTGATATGCAGTTTTGTTTGTTGGCAGAATCCAACTTATTTTCCCATGTCATGAAGAGCAATCACATCAATTACTCCTGTTCCAAAATCAAGACGAGATCCATAAGTAGTATTATGATCTTGATTTACAATAGCAACATTATAGCTCATCGCCTTCTTCACTTCATCATACCATCCATTTTCTTTGATCTCGTCTTCGAAGTACTTGGCATACGCAATGTATTTGATCGCTGCATCATAATATTCGTTTTCTTCTTCTGGTCCAATAACAGATTCATCATATCCACTAGGGTTTTTCCAAGGATCGATCAATGGATATATATCTTCCATTACATCAATGAAGCGGTCATATTCAGCATTCTCTTTTGTGATGACGTTGCTCTCTTGAATCTTGAACAGATCTCCTCGAATCTTATCGTACGCTTCTTGATCGTTCCGATGAATTTCATCAGATAATGTTGATACGTGAGAAGATC comes from Sporosarcina trichiuri and encodes:
- a CDS encoding glyoxalase superfamily protein, translating into MQTVIPAFRITDYDRSMAFYVDTLGFAVDWEHRFEPHFPAFLQLTKDDMTLYLTQHAGDCQVGGLIHFFVPNVDRWYSDLKNAKELCITVPPNEDLEGLRMMTLTDPDGNQLRICTRL